From the Streptomyces sp. NBC_01216 genome, the window CCACTCACTGGGGCTCGACACCTGGAACGGGTCGTACCCGAAGCCCGTCGACTCCCTCGACGCGGTCATGATCTTCCTGTCCTTCCCGGACTCCACCCCGCTGACCACCCCCGAGGAACTGGCGGCGGACTACTTTCCCGGCACCGACGACTTCTTCCGGCGCGCCTCCTACGGGCGCTTCGCGCTGCGCCCGCATCTCCAGCGCGCGTGGACGCCGATGCCGCGGCCCTCCTCCGCCTACGAGATACAGCGCGACTGGGACAGCGGCCGGCGCACCGCCTACCTGCGCGACGCGGTCGCCGCGGCCGACGGGCAGGTCGACTTCTCGCGGTACGACATCGTCTACCTGGTGGCCGACCCGGACGCGCCGGGAGTCGACTCCGACGCCACGAAGGTCGTCAACCTGGAGCGCGGGCTGGACGTCGACGGCACGGAGATCAAACGCGTCGTCACCGTCTTCGAGCGTCACCCGCCGGACCGCAACGTGCTGGCCCACGAGACCGGGCACGTTTTCGACCTGCCCGACCTCTACCACCGGCCGGCGGACGGCAAGGGCGACTGGGACACCCATGTGGGGGACTGGGACGTCATGGGCAGCCAGTTCGGCCTCGCCCCCGACCTCTTCGGCTGGCACAAGTGGAAGCTGGGCTGGCTCGACCGCGACCAGGTGACCTGCGTCCGGGGTCCGGGCACCCGGGTGCTCAGCCTGGAGCCGATCGCGGCGCCGCCGGTGGCCGGCGGCACGCTCGGCAACCGCCTCGTGGTCGTCCGGACGGGCGCGGGCAGCGCGCTGGCGATCGAGGCGCGCGGCGCGACCGGAAACGACCGGGACACCTGCACGGAAGGAGTGCTGATCTACCGCGTGCGGAACGAGGCGGCCTCCGGGGACGGGCCGATCGAGGTCGTCGACTCCCATCCGCACACCGAGGCGTGCTGGGACCGCTCGGTGTATCCGCCGCTCGCGGACGCGCCGCTGGGCGTCGGGGAGACCGTCACCGTGGCGGACGCGGGGACGCGGGTCGAGGTCGCGGACCGGACCCGGGCGGGCGTGTGGACCGTGAAGATCACGGTGGGCGAGGACAGGCTCTGAAGCGTGGGCGCCCCGCCGGCCGGACTCGGAGGGCGACAGCAAGAAGGCCCCTCACCTGGGTGAGGGGCCTTCTTCGTCTGTGCGCCGCCAGGGACTCGAACCCCGGACCCGCTGATTAAGAGTCAGCTGCTCTAACCAACTGAGCTAGCGGCGCCTGCTGACGTCGTAGACCTTAGCACTCTGATCGGCGGGAGGGAAAATCGATACCCGCACGTCCGCTGCGGAGGCGGCCCGGACCGCCCGGACGCAGGCCCAGAGCATGACCTCCGGTCCGGGAAGCCAGGGGTTGCGCGTGTCGGGGGCGACGACCCAGCGGGGCCCGGAGGGCTGGAGCGGTGTGAGCGGCGGGATGGTCACGGCGTCCCCGACGCCGTGACACAGCGGGCGCGGCACGGCCTCACCCCACTCCTCCCAGTCGAGCAGGAACGGCAGCCGCTGCGCGGTGCCTGTGGCGGCGAAGAGCAGCATCCGGCCGCGGTGGATGGCCACCGGCCCGGAGCCGGGCCCTTCCGACCAGAGCCGTTCCAGCATCCGGCGCCCGAAGACCGCGTCCACGTTCACCACGTCGAAGGCGGCACCGCAGGGCAGCACCGCGGGGGCGGTGGGCCGGGCCTCCCACAGCGCGAGGGTCGACCGAGGGGAGGCGGCGGCGGAGGCGAGCCAGCCCGCGCCGGACGCCGTCACGCGAGCGATGTGATGGCGCCCCTCGTCCCGGTCCGGCAGGAAGCCGAAGGCGTCGCACCGGTCGGTGCGGCGCTCGTCGGTGTCGCACTGGGCGGGGCTCAGGGGGAATTCGTCTCGCAGCCATGCGCTCATACCGCAAGGTGTACCGGGAGTGACGATTCGGTTTCCGAGGGTTGAGGAAATCCGGACAGGACGACTGCGGAAGGGGTATCTTTCGCCCCGGCATATGCCCCTCGGCATCGCCGCGGGCGTTCGCCCGGGGCCCGCGCAGGGCCGTGACGGCGGTCGCCTCCCCTTGCCGGGCCGTCCGGGCCGCCCGGTCGTCCCCCGTCCCGGGCCGTCCGTGATCCGGCCCGACCGTGCTCAGTCCTCCGCCGGACCGCTTCCCGTGCGGATCAGGTCGCGGCCGAACTCGATCATCTTCCGGGCGTAGTCCTCGGTCCACTGGGCCCGCTCGGCGACGTCCGCCGGTGTCAGCCGGTCGAACCGGCGGGGATCGCTGAGCTGCGCCGCCGCGATCGCCTGGAACTCCACGGCCCGGTCCGTCGCCGCGCGGAAGGCGAGCGTCAGCTCCGTCGCCCGGGACAGCAGCTCGCGCGGGTCCTCCATCGACTCCAGGTCGAAGAAGTGCTCCGGGTCGGCGGTCGCCTCGGCCGGCTCGAAGACCAGCGGTGCGGGCCGGAGCCGCCGCTGGTCGTTGCACTCCGCGAATTCCGCCATCGTTCGTCTCCTCCTCGCACGCACACGGCCCGGACTCCCGGGCCGCCCTTCCATTGTGGCGCCTCCGCGCAAGGGGGCCTCAATCGTCCAGGCCGCGCAGGAAGGCCGCGAGGCCGTCGAAGAACTCCCGCTCCGTGTCGACCCGCCGGGCGTGCCGGGCCGCGTCGACCGTGTGCGGGAACTCCTCCGGCGACAGTGCCGTTATGGCGGCTGTTCCCGCGCCGGACAGGGCTCCCAGGTGTTCGAGCTGGATCGCCCCGATCACGTACGCGAGCAGCCCACGCAGGGCGACGACCCGGCGCTCGCCCGCGATGCCGGCCTCCGCCAGCAGTGCGAGCACCGCCTCCGACCAGCGCAGCACGCCGGGGGAGCGGTGCCGGTGGGTGACGGTCAGCAGGATCACCCCCGGATGGGCGCCGACCGTGTCGCGCAGGCGCCGCACCAGGACCGTCACCCGGTCCCGCCACGGCGCCTCCGGTGCGGGCGGGCTGGTGTCCACGGAGCTCAGGACGAGTTCGACGACGAGCCCCTCGAGCTCGTAGCGGTCCGCCACGTACCGGTAGAGCGCCATGGTGCTCATGCCGAGTTCCTTGGCGACGGCGCGCATGGACAGACCGGCGTGCCCCTCGCGGTCGAGCACGGCGAGGGCGGCGGAGGCCAGCTGGGTCTGGGTGAGGGAGCGGGGGCGTGGCATGGCGTTTGACAGCGTACGGTATACGCCTAACCTGTAGGTGTACGCCGTACTCTTACGTGAGGGGTGTCCCATGAAGCTGCCCGGAAGGCAGTTGGAGCCCGGTTCCGCGGCCCCTGTCCGCGCGCTCGACACCGTCGGCGGCGCTCGGGTCGCCGTCACCGATCCGGAACGGCTGGTCCACCTCCAGTTCCGGCGCTTCGCGGGCTGTCCCGTCTGTCACCTGCATCTGCGGTCGGTGGCGCGGCGGCACGCGGAGATCGAGGCCGCCGGGATCCGCGAGGTGGTCGTCTTCCACTCGCCGGAGGAGGAGCTCCGGCCGCACCTGGACGACCTGCCGTTCGCCGTCGTCGCCGACCCCGGGAAGCGGCTGTACGCCGCCTTCGGTGTCGAGTCGTCCTCGCGGGCCCTGCTGAACCCGCGCGTCTGGTGGTCCCTGCTCCGGGCGGTGACGCTCGGCGCGGTGGCGATGCTGCGAGGCCGGCAGCGGCCACCGGTGACCCGCCCGAACGGGGGGCGGCTCGGCCTGCCCGCCGACTTCCTGATCGCGGGAGACGGCCGGGTCGCGGCGGTGAAGTACGGCGAGCACGCGGACGACCAGTGGCCGGTCGACACCCTGCTCTCCCTCGCGGCCCCCCTCACCGGCACGGCCGCCGCCCGGTCCTGAGAGCCTGTCGGGCCCGGCCGTCCGCCGACCCGGCCCCGGACCGGATTCCGGGGCGCGGCGCCGGGGTCAGGGGGTCCAGCCGACGCGGTGCTCGGCGAGGTGCGAGAGAACCGTGTGGTTCGCCTCCCAACCTTCGGAAAACATGATCACCATGTAGCCTCATTGGAAGTAGCTGGGGACTACGTAGGGGGTAACGACATGTCGTACCGACCGTCACCGGGTACTCGTGTCCTGAAGATGCGGCGGATCAGCCGGGACTCCGAGGACAGTTCTGCTCTGACGCGTCAGGCTGAGGCCCTGGATGGCGTGGCCGCTGAAGGCCGGTTCGATGTGGTGGGGGACGTAGAGGACTCGTTCATCTCGGGTGCGGTCCGTCCCGAGGAGCGGCCTGGCCTCGGCAGGTGGATGCGTGAGCCGCTCTGGTACGAGTGGGACGCGATCATGGTCACCTCTCTGGATCGCATCACTCGCAACCAGACGCACTGGGAGATGTTCGCGGACAAGTGCTACCAGGGCGGCAAAGACGTCATCTGCCTGGACGACCCCGCGCTGGACATCACCCCCGGCAATGGCCGGATGATCGCCTACATCAAAGCGACGCAAGCGCAGGAGTACCGGGAAGCCATCGTGCAGAAGCGCCGGAACCAGACTCAGTACTACCGTGATGAATCCCTGTGGGGTGGTGGTACTTGGCCCTTCGGCTACCGCCCGGTGCTGACGGAGTACCAGGGCAGGCAGCGCTACAAACTGGTTATCGACCCCGTGACAGGGTCCCTGATCCGTGAGGCGTACGAGCGAATCGGCGTCCAGGGGTGGAGCATGAGTCGCCTCTGCGAGGACTGGAACAAGCGGGGTGTCCTCACGTCGCAGGACTACCAGCGGAGCGTGAACGCAGGCGAGAAGAAGGCCGGCGTCAAGACGGCCGTCAAGGGAACCAGGTGGACGACTTCCACCTTGGGGAAGATTCTGAAGAAGCCGATCCTTCAAGGAATCGCCATGCATAAGGGTGAGCCGCTTCTTCGTGACGGCATTCCCGTGCGGTGGGCAGATCCAATCCTCAGTGATGAGGAATTCGCCAAGTTGCAGGTAGCCGTTACCGCACTCGGTCGGCATCGTGCGGGCATCAAGTCCAACGCATCTCCGATGGCGGGTGTTCTCCGCTGTCCGTGCGGAAAGAAAATGTATGAGAACAGCTCGGTAGGGAAGCTGAACACGGGAGAGATTCGGCCCCACAAATACTTCCGCTGTTCCTCGTGGTCCAACGGCAAGGCGTGTGAGTTCTCCGTCTCCTGGTCACAGGATCACCTCTACGCCATGGCGGAGCATGCATTCCTCGCCAAGTTGGGGAATGAGGAAATCATGGAACGTCAGTATGTCCCAGGTAGGGATAACAGGAAGCAGATCAAGGAACTTGAGCGCGCCATCGACAATCTGGCGCAGTCAATCGCCTTGGCCGCTTCCCCTGCCGTGGTCTCCTCCCTGACCGGGACGATGGAGCGGCATGCAGCCAACCTCGAAGCGCTCATGGGTGAACCCTTCGTGCCGGGGCGGTGGGAGGTCACCAGCACCGGCCAGACCTACGCCGAGAAGTGGTCCACCATGAGAGGTTGGAAGGAACAGGGGCCCTTCCTTCGCGAGGCTGGCTTTCGACTCTTCGTCTGGGGGCACCCCAAGGCGAAGGGGCGAGACTTGGCTGTTTATGTCATCTCTCCGAATGATGTCGCCGAGAGGGCCAGTGGCGCTCTGGCTGGATCTGTTGAGCCGAGTGACGAAGAAGCGTGGAATCTCGAAGCTTTGAAAATCTTCAAAGAAGTCCTGGAGGTGGAGATTGGTCAGTTGAGGGTTAGTTCCTCTTGACGGACCGATCCCCTTCTTCGGGTGGGGGACCGGTTTCCCACTACTGGGACCCTGGTAGTAGATATATAACCAACCGCATAAATAATGTACGTGTCCTCTTGGGGCATCCCGGACAAAGCCTCAGTGAATGAGATGGGGATCACAGGGTCAAAGCGAAGGAGGCGCAAGTGAGACTCCTTGCTCCTGGCCCCTCAGGGATGATGAATCAGAGAAGGGCCCTGAAGGCCCCTCTGGCGACCCCGGAGCGGCCCTGAATCCCTGAAACCCGTACGGGATTCGGGGACGGCTCTCCGTGCGGTTCTCGTCGGGGCGGACCCGATGCGTTACCCCCAGGGTGTAGCGCGCCGTGACGGCGGCGCGTGGTCTCAGAAACCATGGTTTGCGAGACGTTGGGGAGGGCTGCCTCGGGGTGGCTGGAACCGTGTCCGAAACTCGTCTCGAAACCCGCTCCGGGCTCCTGTTGTTTCGAGACGGGTTGTGAGACGGTTGTCTCATGGCGAAGGACGCGACCGCAGGTCACCTCATCGGCTATGCCCGAGTCTCGACAGGCGAACAAGAGGCGCAGCTGCAGATAGATGCCCTCAGCGCCGCTGGGTGCTCCCGGATCTTCGTCGACAAGGCGTCTGGCAAGAACGTAGAGCGCCCGGAACTCATGGCGGCCATGGACTACCTCCGAAGGGGGGACAGTCTCTGCGTGTGGAAGCTGGACCGCTTCGCGCGATCCCTGATCGACCTCGTGACGCTGGTGGATGGACTCAGTACGCGTGGCGTTGGCTTCAAGGTGCTCACTGGCGCCCTGGCCGACATCGACCCCGCCACGGCGGACGGCCGTCTCATGCTTCAGGTGGTTGGCGCCATGGCGGAGTTTGAACGATCCCTCATCAAGGAGAGGACGAAGGCCGGACTGAAAGCCGCCAAAGCTCAAGGTCGGACCGGCGGCCGTCCCTCTGTCATTACTGACGACAAGCTCACCGTGGCGAGGGCTCGAAAAGTCAAGGGGGAGAGCGTCAGCGCCATCGCCAAGGCGATTGGAGTGTCCAGGGCAACCCTCTACAGGCACCTTGAGGAACCCTAGGCGCGGGTGACTCGTGCGTGGTCGGTAGCCACCCGGCGGAACAGTGCATGGCCCGTCCGTCCGGAGTGTCGTAAGGCCCAGTCCTGGGCGGTCTCCTGTTCTTCCTGCGGGCCGGAGTCGGCTCCGCAGCCAACGGCGGTGCAGAAGACCTCCCAGGTAACGCCGCCCTCCGGAGCGTGGTGAATGGAGTGCTCGACGTATCGGAAGGTGGTGCGTGTCACCGGGCTGCCTGACCGTGGGGGTGCTGGCGGATCTCTACGTTGCAGTCCACCACTCCCGAGAAGTCCCGAAACCGGTAGTACTCCGTGCGCTGCTTGGCCAGAGCTGCGCACACGGCGCAGTTGGGAGCCGGTTTGGGGTCCGGCTTCGGGAAAGGGTCGCGTTGCGGAACCTGGCGCCACAGCCTCGTCGTCGTCCCGCCCATGCTGTACCCCATTCACGTCGACCAGTGGTACCCGCGATCGTCCCGCTGGTCAGGGGCGCCGGCCTAGTGTGATTCCTAGTGTGAAGTGGCGTCATACGTCGGTGATTTGGCTGTCCAGTGGCACCTGTAGTGGCAGGGTGGAGGTATGGACGTAGGGGAGCTGATCAGGGACCTGCGCAAGGCTCGCGGATGGAGCCAGGGGCGGCTGGCCTCTGAGATCAACAAGACGCACGGGGCGGCACTCTCGCGGGAGTACGTCAGCAACTGGGAACGCTCGAAGATCCGGCCCGGCGGCTTCTACCTCGCTGCACTGTCCGGCGTTCTGGACGTGCCTATAGCTGTCCTGGAAGGCGAAGTGGACCGACGTCAGTTCCTCACCGATGTCGCGGGAGCTTCCATAGCCCCTGTGGTTGCCTCGGATCTCCTGTCCAGGGGATTCACTGCCCGGCTGCAAGGTGGGCCGACAGCGGGCGCCTGGGAAGGCAAGCTGGCGACCTACGGCACCGAGTACATGTCCCTGGGAGCGGCTGACATCCAGCGCCGTGTGTCCGGCGAACTGGTCGTCGTTCAGCAGCAGCTGGAGAACCCTCGGCTGTGGTCTGTCGCATCTCGCCTCATGACTCTCTACGCCAAGACCTTTCCAGGGTCGGACGGATCGAAGGCAGTGCATTGGTACCGCATGGCCGCGAAGGCCGCTGACGAATCCGGCGACGACGAAGCGAGAGTGTGGGTCCGGGGAAGGGCGGCCATCGCTCTGGGCTATGAGGGGGCTTCCCTGGGCGTTGCCGATGTACTTGCCGATCAGGCTCTGGCCATAGGGGCACGCCCCTCCCTGGGGTTGCTCAACGCTGTGATGGGCAAGGCCCACGCCGCAGCACTTCGAGGTGACCGGGGCTCGGCTCTGAAGCTCGCCGACCATGGGCGGCGCATCTTCGACGGAGCGGGCTCGTACGAACAGACCTCGGACTATGCCGTTCCCTGGTGGCGGATGAACGTCTTCCTGTCGCTGCTGCTGGCCCGACTTGGTGACGAGAAGGGAGCTGTCAGCGCACAGGAGGAAGCCCTTCGAGAACTTCCCGAAACGCTTCCTCGCTTCCGTACGCACCTGGAGATGCACCGGGGTCTGATGCTGGCTCGATCCGGTGACCGGGCAGCTGGGGCAGCGCATGCACGGGCTGCCTTGGCTGCGCTGCCACCCGAGAAGCACTCCCTGACTCTGCGGATGCTCATGGACGAAGTGACCGCTCCCTGAGATCGCCGGGTGCCTACGGCCGCCACGAGACGCGGTGGTTGGACCAGAAGTCCCACGTGGTCATCATCGCCTCCCAGCCGTCGGGGAACTTCACCGTCACCCCCAGCTGGACCGGTTCCGTCGAGGGGTGTTCGTCCAGGAGGTCGGCCACGCCCGCGCGGCAGACCACCACACAGGCGTGACGGTGACGGGACGCCAGCACGCACAGGCGACCCGTCTCCAGATGGAAGGCCGTGGCGTCCGGGCGGCCCGACAGGGGGTGCAGGACGACCGTCACGTCGTACTCGCGGCCCTGCAGGCGGTTCGCCGTGTCCACGGTCACCCCCGCGACGCCGAGTTCCGCGAGCTGCGCCCGTACCGCCGCCGCCTGGTCGCGGTGGGCGGTGCCGACCGCGATCCGGTCGGGGGTGAGCGGCACGGGATCGGGGCCGCGTTCCGAGACCGAGGCGCCACCGCGGTCGAGCAGGCGGCGGACCACCAGGGCCACGGCACGGACGGCCTCGGGGTCCGTACGGGGCGTGTGCCGGGCCGGCAGTTCGAGCAGCCCCCAGCCTGACGCGGCCGCTTCGTCCAGGACCCGGTCCGGGCCCGAGCCGTCCGACGGCACCCCGAAGGACAGCCGACGGTCCCCGTGATCCGTGCCGCTGCGGAACGGCGTGTACGGGTAGAACGCGTCGGACACCAGCGGCGCCGCCGACGCCGGCAGCCGCCACGAGACGGGCAGCCGGTGCTGGGGCAGCTCCGGGTTGTGCGCGAGCAGCGTCGAGACCGCGCTCGCCGACGGATCGTACGAGAGCCCCGCCCACTGGTCGGCCCCGACCACCGAGAACGGATCCAGCTGCCCCGGGTCGCCCACGAACAGCGCCCGCTCGAACAACCCCGCCACGGCGAGCAGCGCGTCCGACCGCATCTGGTACGCCTCGTC encodes:
- a CDS encoding M6 family metalloprotease domain-containing protein encodes the protein MSHIPEPEVYVRGQQTPEGVERPRLRAVSAAFTSLVALAATGLVAGPAVGAPSAGPCALPRTSAHHSLGLDTWNGSYPKPVDSLDAVMIFLSFPDSTPLTTPEELAADYFPGTDDFFRRASYGRFALRPHLQRAWTPMPRPSSAYEIQRDWDSGRRTAYLRDAVAAADGQVDFSRYDIVYLVADPDAPGVDSDATKVVNLERGLDVDGTEIKRVVTVFERHPPDRNVLAHETGHVFDLPDLYHRPADGKGDWDTHVGDWDVMGSQFGLAPDLFGWHKWKLGWLDRDQVTCVRGPGTRVLSLEPIAAPPVAGGTLGNRLVVVRTGAGSALAIEARGATGNDRDTCTEGVLIYRVRNEAASGDGPIEVVDSHPHTEACWDRSVYPPLADAPLGVGETVTVADAGTRVEVADRTRAGVWTVKITVGEDRL
- a CDS encoding bifunctional DNA primase/polymerase yields the protein MSAWLRDEFPLSPAQCDTDERRTDRCDAFGFLPDRDEGRHHIARVTASGAGWLASAAASPRSTLALWEARPTAPAVLPCGAAFDVVNVDAVFGRRMLERLWSEGPGSGPVAIHRGRMLLFAATGTAQRLPFLLDWEEWGEAVPRPLCHGVGDAVTIPPLTPLQPSGPRWVVAPDTRNPWLPGPEVMLWACVRAVRAASAADVRVSIFPPADQSAKVYDVSRRR
- a CDS encoding TetR/AcrR family transcriptional regulator; this translates as MPRPRSLTQTQLASAALAVLDREGHAGLSMRAVAKELGMSTMALYRYVADRYELEGLVVELVLSSVDTSPPAPEAPWRDRVTVLVRRLRDTVGAHPGVILLTVTHRHRSPGVLRWSEAVLALLAEAGIAGERRVVALRGLLAYVIGAIQLEHLGALSGAGTAAITALSPEEFPHTVDAARHARRVDTEREFFDGLAAFLRGLDD
- a CDS encoding peroxiredoxin-like family protein → MKLPGRQLEPGSAAPVRALDTVGGARVAVTDPERLVHLQFRRFAGCPVCHLHLRSVARRHAEIEAAGIREVVVFHSPEEELRPHLDDLPFAVVADPGKRLYAAFGVESSSRALLNPRVWWSLLRAVTLGAVAMLRGRQRPPVTRPNGGRLGLPADFLIAGDGRVAAVKYGEHADDQWPVDTLLSLAAPLTGTAAARS
- a CDS encoding recombinase family protein; this translates as MRRISRDSEDSSALTRQAEALDGVAAEGRFDVVGDVEDSFISGAVRPEERPGLGRWMREPLWYEWDAIMVTSLDRITRNQTHWEMFADKCYQGGKDVICLDDPALDITPGNGRMIAYIKATQAQEYREAIVQKRRNQTQYYRDESLWGGGTWPFGYRPVLTEYQGRQRYKLVIDPVTGSLIREAYERIGVQGWSMSRLCEDWNKRGVLTSQDYQRSVNAGEKKAGVKTAVKGTRWTTSTLGKILKKPILQGIAMHKGEPLLRDGIPVRWADPILSDEEFAKLQVAVTALGRHRAGIKSNASPMAGVLRCPCGKKMYENSSVGKLNTGEIRPHKYFRCSSWSNGKACEFSVSWSQDHLYAMAEHAFLAKLGNEEIMERQYVPGRDNRKQIKELERAIDNLAQSIALAASPAVVSSLTGTMERHAANLEALMGEPFVPGRWEVTSTGQTYAEKWSTMRGWKEQGPFLREAGFRLFVWGHPKAKGRDLAVYVISPNDVAERASGALAGSVEPSDEEAWNLEALKIFKEVLEVEIGQLRVSSS
- a CDS encoding recombinase family protein; protein product: MAKDATAGHLIGYARVSTGEQEAQLQIDALSAAGCSRIFVDKASGKNVERPELMAAMDYLRRGDSLCVWKLDRFARSLIDLVTLVDGLSTRGVGFKVLTGALADIDPATADGRLMLQVVGAMAEFERSLIKERTKAGLKAAKAQGRTGGRPSVITDDKLTVARARKVKGESVSAIAKAIGVSRATLYRHLEEP
- a CDS encoding DUF7848 domain-containing protein translates to MNGVQHGRDDDEAVAPGSATRPFPEAGPQTGSQLRRVRSSGQAAHGVLPVSGLLGSGGLQRRDPPAPPRSGSPVTRTTFRYVEHSIHHAPEGGVTWEVFCTAVGCGADSGPQEEQETAQDWALRHSGRTGHALFRRVATDHARVTRA
- a CDS encoding helix-turn-helix domain-containing protein — encoded protein: MDVGELIRDLRKARGWSQGRLASEINKTHGAALSREYVSNWERSKIRPGGFYLAALSGVLDVPIAVLEGEVDRRQFLTDVAGASIAPVVASDLLSRGFTARLQGGPTAGAWEGKLATYGTEYMSLGAADIQRRVSGELVVVQQQLENPRLWSVASRLMTLYAKTFPGSDGSKAVHWYRMAAKAADESGDDEARVWVRGRAAIALGYEGASLGVADVLADQALAIGARPSLGLLNAVMGKAHAAALRGDRGSALKLADHGRRIFDGAGSYEQTSDYAVPWWRMNVFLSLLLARLGDEKGAVSAQEEALRELPETLPRFRTHLEMHRGLMLARSGDRAAGAAHARAALAALPPEKHSLTLRMLMDEVTAP
- a CDS encoding AAA domain-containing protein, with product MSPAPFDPSAAAGRATADILADTLHGDARGVVVDSPPGAGKSTLVVRAALELASAGRSLMVVAQTNAQVDDLVLRLAEKEPDLPLGRLHSNDSAAYDPALDDLENVRTSARAADLAGLDVVVSTAAKWAHVKNVEPWPHAIVDEAYQMRSDALLAVAGLFERALFVGDPGQLDPFSVVGADQWAGLSYDPSASAVSTLLAHNPELPQHRLPVSWRLPASAAPLVSDAFYPYTPFRSGTDHGDRRLSFGVPSDGSGPDRVLDEAAASGWGLLELPARHTPRTDPEAVRAVALVVRRLLDRGGASVSERGPDPVPLTPDRIAVGTAHRDQAAAVRAQLAELGVAGVTVDTANRLQGREYDVTVVLHPLSGRPDATAFHLETGRLCVLASRHRHACVVVCRAGVADLLDEHPSTEPVQLGVTVKFPDGWEAMMTTWDFWSNHRVSWRP